Proteins encoded in a region of the Quercus lobata isolate SW786 chromosome 8, ValleyOak3.0 Primary Assembly, whole genome shotgun sequence genome:
- the LOC115955213 gene encoding oligopeptide transporter 1-like — MTGYYEHGDPQALSLEKLESNTDKTGDEDNDCPIEQVRLTVPPTDDPTQPALTFRTWVLGLISCVFLAFANQFFAYRQNQLSISSVSAQILVLPLGKLMAAYLPSKPIRVPLTNWSFSLNPGPFNMKEHVLITIFASSGAGGVYALHIVTGVKAFYHRNISGVAAFILSLTTQMLGYGWAGLFRKYLVDSPYMWWPANLVQVSLFRALHEKEKRPKGGHTRLQFFFMVFVASFSYYIVPSYLFPSISALSFVCWIWKDSVTAQQIGGGIKGLGLGSFGLDWSTVAGFLGTPLATPGFAIINILVGFMLIVYVIIPIAYWSNAYDAKKFPIFSSHTFDHTGQRYNISRILNEKAFDINLAAYDSYSKLYLSVFFALTYGLSFATLTATITHVALFNGKTIWTLWKQTARATKDHYSDVHTRLMKKNYKQVPQWWFYTILVLMVALAMVACEGFDKQLQLPWWGLLLACGIALFFTLPIGIIQATTNAQPGLNVITELVIGYIYPGKPLANVAFKTYGYISMVQALSFVNDFKLGHYMKIPPRSMFIVQLFGTIVASSTYFATAWWLLTNIKDICDTSLLPEGSPWTCPGDDVFYNASIIWGVIGPLRMFTKYGVYKEMNWFFLLGFLAPIPGWFLSRKYPNIKWLRLIHMPIIIGATSNMPPTRAVNYWAWGAVGIFFNFYVYRKFKAWWARHTYVLSAALDAGVAFLGVLLFFTLQSKNIIGPEWWGLASDDHCPLASCPTAPGVKIEGCPAF; from the exons ATGACAGGTTACTATGAGCATGGAGACCCTCAAGCATTGTCACTTGAGAAGCTTGAATCCAATACTGACAAGACtg GGGATGAAGACAATGATTGCCCAATTGAACAAGTTAGGCTTACAGTTCCTCCAACTGATGACCCAACACAGCCGGCATTGACATTTAGAACATGGGTTCTTGGATTGATATCGTGTGTTTTTCTTGCTTTTGCGAACCAATTTTTCGCGTACCGCCAAAATCAGCTGTCAATTTCGTCAGTCTCAGCACAAATCCTTGTACTCCCACTAGGGAAGCTAATGGCTGCATATCTTCCATCAAAGCCAATTCGAGTCCCGCTCACAAACTGGTCCTTCTCCTTGAATCCAGGGCCATTCAACATGAAGGAACATGTTTTGATCACCATTTTCGCTAGTTCTGGGGCTGGGGGAGTCTATGCACTTCATATTGTTACTGGTGTCAAGGCTTTCTACCACAGGAATATCTCTGGTGTAGCAGCCTTTATATTATCACTAACTACTCAG ATGCTTGGATATGGATGGGCTGGACTTTTCAGAAAATATCTTGTTGACTCACCTTATATGTGGTGGCCTGCAAACCTGGTCCAAGTCTCTCTATTCAG GGCATtgcatgaaaaagaaaagagaccTAAAGGAGGACATACAAGGCTACAATTCTTCTTTATGGTTTTTGTAGCAAGCTTTTCTTATTACATTGTCCCAAGCTATCTTTTCCCTTCAATATCAGCTCTCTCCTTTGTTTGTTGGATTTGGAAGGACTCAGTCACAGCCCAACAGATTGGTGGAGGGATCAAGGGCCTTGGACTAGGCTCATTTGGCCTTGACTGGTCCACTGTAGCCGGCTTTTTGGGCACCCCTTTAGCCACACCTGGGTTTGCTATCATCAATATTTTAGTGGGGTTTATGTTGATTGTCTATGTCATTATCCCGATTGCTTATTGGAGTAATGCATATGATGCCAAGAAGTTTCCTATCTTTTCTTCCCACACTTTTGATCACACTGGACAGCGCTATAACATATCCAGAATTCTGAATGAGAAAGCATTTGATATTAATCTTGCAGCTTATGACAGTTACAGCAAACTTTATCTAAGTGTGTTCTTTGCCTTAACTTATGGTTTGAGCTTTGCTACTCTAACAGCTACCATTACTCATGTTGCCCTCTTTAATGGAAA AACAATCTGGACACTCTGGAAACAGACAGCTAGAGCAACAAAAGATCATTATTCGGATGTGCATACAAGGTTGATGAAGAAGAACTATAAACAAGTCCCTCAGTGGTGGTTTTATACAATCTTAGTTTTAATGGTTGCTCTTGCCATGGTTGCTTGTGAAGGTTTTGACAAACAGCTGCAACTCCCATGGTGGGGACTATTACTGGCTTGTGGCATTGCACTGTTTTTTACTTTACCCATTGGAATAATTCAAGCCACAACGAATGCG CAACCAGGTCTAAACGTGATCACAGAATTGGTTATTGGTTACATTTATCCAGGAAAGCCCCTCGCTAATGTGGCTTTCAAGACCTATGGCTACATTAGCATGGTACAAGCACTCTCCTTTGTTAATGACTTCAAATTAGGCCACTATATGAAAATCCCACCAAGATCCATGTTCATTGTGCAG TTATTTGGAACAATAGTTGCTTCAAGTACCTACTTTGCCACGGCATGGTGGCTTCTCACAAATATAAAGGACATATGTGATACTTCATTGTTGCCCGAGGGGAGTCCTTGGACATGCCCTGGGGATGATGTCTTCTACAATGCTTCCATTATTTGGGGAGTCATAGGTCCACTCAGAATGTTCACAAAATATGGTGTCTACAAAGAGATGAACTGGTTCTTCCTTCTTGGCTTCTTAGCTCCTATCCCTGGCTGGTTTCTCTCACGCAAGTACCCCAACATCAAGTGGCTTAGACTTATACACATGCCTATTATCATTGGAGCTACAAGTAACATGCCACCAACTAGAGCAGTGAACTATTGGGCTTGGGGAGCTGTTGGAATTTTCTTCAACTTCTATGTTTACAGAAAGTTTAAGGCATGGTGGGCTAGACATACCTATGTCTTATCTGCTGCTTTAGACGCTGGGGTTGCCTTTTTGGGTGTTctacttttcttcacacttcaATCCAAGAATATAATTGGTCCAGAGTGGTGGGGTCTGGCCAGTGATGACCATTGTCCATTGGCTTCATGCCCCACAGCTCCTGGGGTTAAAATTGAGGGGTGCCCTGCCTTTTGA
- the LOC115956115 gene encoding oligopeptide transporter 1-like has product MTSYDENGDPKAMSLEKTQSNTNMTGDEDNDSPIEQVRLTVPPTDDPTQPTLTFRTWVLGLISCVVLSFVNQFFAYRQNQLSITPVIIQILVLPLGKLMAAYLPSKPIRVPLINWSFSLNPGPFNLKEHVLITIFANSGAGGVYALHIVTGVKAFYHRSISGAAAYILSLTTQMLGYGWAGLFRKYLVDSPYMWWPANLVQVSLFRALHEKENRPKGGLTRIQFFFMIFAASFAYYIVPSYFFPSISAISLACLIWKESVTAQQIGGGISGLGLGSFGLDWSTIASFLGTPLATPGFAIINILVGFMLFVYVVIPIAYWSNAYDAKKFPIFSSHTFDHTGQPYNISRILNEKAFDINHAAYDSYSKLYLSVFFAFTYGLSFATLTATLTHVALFNGKTIWTLWKQTASAAKDNYTDVHARLMKKNYRQVPQWWFCTILVLMVALAMFACEGFDKQLQLPWWGLLMACGIALFFTLPIGIIQATTNTQPGLNVITELVIGYIYPGKPLANVAFKTYGYISMSQALYFVNDFKLGHYMKIPPRSMFIVQLVGTLVASSTYFATAWWLLSSIKDICDPLLLPEGSPWTCPGDDVFYNASIIWGVIGPLRMFTKYGVYKEMNWFFLLGFLAPIPGWFLSRKYPNIKWLRLINMPIIIGATSSMPPTKAVNYWAWGAVGIFFNFYIYRKFKAWWARHTYVLSAALDAGVAFLGIMLFFTLQSNNVIGPEWWGLDMDHCPLASCPTAPGIVKKGCPVF; this is encoded by the exons ATGACAAGTTACGATGAAAATGGAGACCCTAAAGCAATGTCACTTGAGAAGACTCAATCCAATACTAACATGACTG GGGATGAAGACAATGATAGCCCAATTGAACAAGTTAGACTTACAGTTCCTCCAACAGATGACCCAACACAGCCAACATTGACATTTCGAACATGGGTTCTTGGATTGATATCATGTgttgttctttcttttgtaaACCAATTTTTCGCGTACCGCCAAAATCAGCTGTCAATTACGCCAGTCATAATACAAATCCTTGTGCTCCCACTAGGGAAGCTAATGGCTGCATATCTTCCATCAAAGCCAATTCGAGTCCCACTCATAAACTGGTCCTTCTCCTTGAATCCAGGGCCATTCAATTTGAAGGAACATGTTTTGATCACCATTTTTGCTAATTCTGGGGCTGGTGGGGTGTATGCACTTCATATTGTTACTGGAGTCAAGGCTTTCTACCACAGGAGTATCTCTGGTGCAGCAGCCTATATACTATCACTAACTACTCAG ATGCTTGGTTATGGATGGGCTGGACTGTTCAGGAAATATCTTGTTGACTCACCTTATATGTGGTGGCCTGCAAACCTGGTCCAAGTCTCTCTATTCAG GGCATTgcatgaaaaagaaaacagacCTAAAGGAGGACTTACAAGGATACAATTCTTCTTCATGATTTTCGCAGCAAGCTTTGCTTATTACATTGTTCCAAGctattttttcccttcaatATCAGCTATCTCCCTTGCTTGTTTGATTTGGAAGGAATCAGTCACAGCCCAACAAATAGGTGGAGGTATCAGTGGCCTTGGACTAGGCTCATTTGGCCTTGACTGGTCCACTATAGCTAGCTTTTTGGGCACCCCCTTAGCCACACCTGGGTTTGCCATCATCAATATTTTAGTGGGGTTTATGTTGTTTGTCTATGTCGTTATCCCGATTGCTTATTGGAGTAATGCATATGATGCCAAGAAGTTTCCTATCTTTTCTTCCCACACTTTTGATCACACTGGACAACCCTACAACATATCCAGAATTCTGAATGAGAAAGCATTTGATATTAATCATGCAGCTTATGACAGTTACAGCAAACTTTATCTAAGTGTGTTCTTTGCTTTCACTTATGGTTTGAGCTTTGCTACTCTAACAGCTACTCTTACTCATGTTGCCCTCTTTAATGGAAA AACAATCTGGACACTCTGGAAACAGACAGCAAGTGCAGCAAAAGATAATTATACCGATGTGCACGCGAGGTTGATGAAGAAGAACTATAGACAAGTCCCTCAGTGGTGGTTTTGTACCATTTTAGTTTTAATGGTGGCTCTTGCCATGTTTGCTTGTGAAGGTTTTGACAAACAGCTGCAACTCCCATGGTGGGGACTATTAATGGCTTGTGGCATTGCGCTGTTTTTTACTTTACCCATTGGAATAATTCAAGCCACAACGAATACG CAACCAGGGCTAAACGTGATCACAGAATTGGTGATTGGGTATATTTATCCAGGGAAGCCCCTCGCTAATGTGGCTTTCAAGACCTATGGCTACATTAGCATGTCACAAGCACTCTACTTTGTTAATGACTTCAAATTAGGCCACTATATGAAAATCCCCCCTAGGTCCATGTTCATTGTGCAG TTAGTTGGAACACTAGTTGCTTCAAGTACCTACTTTGCCACGGCATGGTGGCTTCTCTCAAGCATAAAGGACATATGTGATCCGTTATTACTGCCTGAGGGGAGTCCTTGGACATGCCCTGGGGATGATGTCTTCTACAATGCTTCCATTATTTGGGGAGTCATAGGTCCACTCAGAATGTTCACAAAATATGGTGTCTACAAAGAGATGAACTGGTTCTTCCTTCTTGGCTTCTTAGCTCCTATCCCTGGCTGGTTTCTCTCACGCAAGTACCCCAACATCAAGTGGCTTAGACTTATAAACATGCCTATCATCATTGGAGCTACAAGTAGCATGCCACCAACTAAAGCAGTGAACTATTGGGCTTGGGGAgctgtcggaattttcttcaatttctatATTTACAGAAAATTTAAGGCATGGTGGGCTAGACATACCTATGTCCTATCTGCTGCTTTAGATGCTGGGGTTGCCTTTTTGGGTATCATGCTTTTCTTCACTCTTCAATCCAATAATGTAATTGGTCCAGAGTGGTGGGGGCTGGACATGGATCATTGTCCATTGGCTTCATGCCCCACAGCTCCTGGGATTGTGAAAAAGGGGTGCCCTGTTTTTTGA
- the LOC115954487 gene encoding oligopeptide transporter 1-like isoform X2: MTGDEEVNDNPIEQVRLTVPITDDPTEPALTFRTWILGFISCVLLAFVNQFFAYRQNQLYISSVSAQIVVLPVGKLMAAYLPSKPIKIPLTNWSFSLNPGPFSLKEHVLVTIFASAGAGGVYAVYIVDIVKAFYHRQLSPVAAFFLSQTTQMLGYGWAGIFRRYLVESPYMWWPANLVQVSLFRALHDKEKRPKGGTTRLQYFFMIFVASFAYYIVPSYFFPSIAGLSFVCWIWKDSITAQQIGGGIQGLGLGSFAFDWSAVAGFLGSPLATPGFAIVNILVGFILTVYVLTPICYWNNAYDAKKFPIFSSHTFDHDGQIYNISRVLNDKAFDINLDGYKSYSKLYLSVFFAFTYGLSFATLTASLTHVALFNGGMIWKLWKKTKDATKDQLSDVHLRLMKKSYKEVPQWWFIAILASMVALALFACEGFDKQLQLPWWGLLMACGIALFFTLPVGIIQATTNSQPGLNVITELIIGYTYPGKPLANVAFKTYGYISMSQALYFLNDFKLGHYMKIPPRSMFMVQFAGTIVSSSAYFGTAWWLLTSVENICNPDLLPEGSPWTCPGDDVFYNASIIWGIIGPLRMFAKLGVYPGLNWFFLIGFLAPFPGWYLSRKFPNIKWLRLIHMPIIIGGTSNMPPARAVNYWAWGAVGLLFNFYVFRKYKGWWARHNYVLSAALDAGVAFMGVILFFALQSKDISGPSWWGMDADDHCPLASCPTAPGIEVEGCPVF, encoded by the exons ATGACAG GGGATGAAGAAGTCAATGACAACCCAATTGAACAAGTTAGGCTCACGGTTCCAATCACTGACGACCCAACAGAGCCAGCCTTGACATTTCGAACATGGATTCTTGGATTCATATCATGTGTTCTTCTAGCTTTTGTGAACCAATTTTTTGCATACCGCCAAAATCAGCTGTATATTTCCTCAGTGTCAGCACAAATTGTAGTGCTCCCAGTCGGGAAGCTGATGGCAGCATACCTTCCATCCAAGCCAATAAAAATCCCACTCACGAACTGGTCCTTCTCATTGAATCCAGGGCCATTCAGTTTGAAGGAACATGTTTTGGTCACCATCTTTGCCAGTGCTGGGGCTGGTGGAGTGTATGCAGTTTATATTGTTGATATTGTCAAGGCTTTCTACCACAGGCAACTCTCTCCAGTTGCAGCCTTTTTCTTATCACAAACTACTCAG ATGCTTGGATATGGATGGGCTGGAATATTCAGAAGATATCTTGTGGAGTCACCTTATATGTGGTGGCCTGCAAACCTGGTCCAAGTCTCTCTATTCAG GGCATTGCATGATAAAGAAAAGAGACCCAAGGGAGGAACAACAAGGCTACAATACTTCTTCATGATTTTTGTAGCAAGCTTTGCTTACTACATTGTCCCAAGCTATTTTTTCCCCTCAATAGCGGGTCTCTCCTTTGTTTGTTGGATTTGGAAGGACTCCATCACTGCTCAACAGATTGGTGGAGGAATCCAGGGTCTTGGACTAGGCTCATTTGCCTTTGACTGGTCTGCTGTAGCTGGCTTTTTGGGCAGCCCCTTAGCCACACCTGGGTTTGCTATTGTCAATATCTTAGTAGGGTTTATCTTGACTGTCTATGTCCTTACCCCAATTTGTTATTGGAATAATGCATATGATGCTAAGAAGTTTCCAATCTTTTCCTCTCACACTTTCGATCACGATGGTCAAATCTACAACATATCCAGAGTTCTGAATGATAAGGCATTTGATATTAATCTTGATGGTTACAAAAGCTACAGCAAACTTTATCTAAGTGTCTTCTTTGCCTTCACTTATGGGTTGAGCTTTGCAACTCTAACAGCTAGTCTTACACATGTGGCACTATTTAATGGAGG AATGATCTGGAAACTatggaaaaaaacaaaagatgcaACAAAAGATCAGCTCTCAGACGTGCATTTAAGATTGATGAAGAAGAGCTATAAAGAAGTCCCTCAGTGGTGGTTTATTGCTATCTTAGCTTCAATGGTGGCTCTTGCTTTGTTTGCTTGTGAAGGGTTTGACAAACAGCTCCAACTTCCTTGGTGGGGACTTTTAATGGCTTGtggcattgcattgtttttcacCTTACCCGTTGGAATAATTCAAGCCACAACAAATTCG CAACCAGGGCTAAACGTGATCACAGAATTGATTATTGGGTATACTTATCCAGGGAAGCCCCTTGCTAATGTGGCTTTCAAGACCTATGGCTATATTAGCATGTCACAAGCACTCTATTTCCTTAATGACTTCAAACTAGGTCACTATATGAAGATCCCTCCAAGATCTATGTTCATGGTGCAG TTTGCTGGAACAATAGTTTCTTCATCTGCCTACTTCGGCACAGCGTGGTGGCTTCTCACATCTGTGGAGAACATATGTAATCCAGACTTGTTGCCCGAGGGAAGTCCATGGACATGCCCAGGAGATGATGTTTTCTACAATGCTTCAATTATATGGGGGATCATAGGCCCACTTAGAATGTTCGCAAAGCTTGGTGTCTACCCAGGATTGAACTGGTTCTTCCTCATTGGCTTCCTAGCCCCATTTCCCGGCTGGTATCTTTCACGCAAATTCCCCAATATAAAGTGGTTACGGCTTATTCACATGCCTATCATCATTGGAGGTACATCAAACATGCCACCAGCTAGAGCAGTGAACTATTGGGCTTGGGGAGCGGTTGGACTTCTCTTCAACTTCTATGTTTTCAGAAAGTATAAGGGATGGTGGGCTAGACACAACTATGTCTTATCTGCTGCTTTAGATGCTGGTGTTGCCTTTATGGGAGTTATCCTTTTCTTTGCCCTACAATCCAAGGACATTTCAGGTCCAAGCTGGTGGGGTATGGATGCTGACGACCACTGTCCATTGGCTTCATGCCCCACAGCTCCTGGAATTGAGGTCGAGGGGTGCCCTGTTTTTTGA
- the LOC115954489 gene encoding pentatricopeptide repeat-containing protein At5g66520-like produces MLCSVSTLHLFPHPNSNSPTSQNLHNLLHSFNTPFELKQLHAHLIKTNTPLSTLPLPLTKLALVTALTPDFPYAQRVFKHLDKPEIVFWNSCLKAWAEGQSPFDAILLFYKLREFDIVPDDFTCSFVLKACAALSDVLNGRIVHGYVEKLGFRSNLFLQNMIVHLYALCGTMGDARLLFDKMSQRDVVTWNIMISQLVKGGDVEGAFELFSVMPERNVRSWTVMIAGYVQCGKPKEAIHLFMEMEEAGLRPNEVTVVAVLSACADLGALDLGRRVHEYSNCSGFRRNVRVSNTLIDMYVKCGCLKDACTVFDEMEERTIVSWSAMISGLAIYGQAEEALSLFSKMVQIGMKPNDVTFIGLLHACSHMGMIDKGREFFNSMTRDYGIIPRIEHYGCMVDLFSRAGLLQEAYEFIMNMPIKPNGVVWGALLGGCRVHKNIELAEEAIQHLLELDPLNDGYYVVLSNIYAEAERWEDTAKVRRLMRDQGVKKTPGWSSITVDGMLHEFAAGDESHPQAEEIFQMWGKLLQKLKIKGYVPKTSIVLLDVEENEKEKFLYRHSEKLALAFGLMKTPPGMPIRIMKNLRVCEDCHAAMKLISGIVNKEIIVRDRNRFHCFKDGSCTCNDYW; encoded by the coding sequence atgctttgcTCTGTTTCCACACTACACCTTTTCCCTCACCCAAACTCAAACTCACCCACTTCGCAAAACCTTCACAATCTTCTCCACAGCTTCAACACCCCATTTGAGCTCAAACAGCTCCATGCCCACCTCATCAAAACCAACACTCCTCTCTCtactcttcctcttcctctcaCTAAGCTCGCTCTCGTTACTGCTCTCACTCCCGATTTTCCTTATGCCCAACGCGTCTTCAAACACCTCGATAAGCCTGAGATTGTGTTCTGGAATTCCTGTCTGAAGGCGTGGGCAGAAGGGCAGTCCCCATTTGATGCAATCTTGCTTTTCTATAAGTTAAGGGAATTCGACATTGTTCCTGATGATTTCACTTGTTCTTTCGTTCTTAAAGCGTGTGCGGCTTTATCCGATGTTTTGAATGGCAGGATTGTTCATGGGTACGTGGAGAAACTCGGGTTtcgatctaatttgtttttacaGAACATGATTGTTCATTTGTATGCTTTGTGTGGCACGATGGGTGATGCACGGTtgttgtttgataaaatgtctcaGAGAGATGTCGTGACGTGGAATATAATGATAAGTCAGTTGGTGAAGGGTGGGGATGTTGAGGGGGCTTTTGAGTTGTTTTCGGTGATGCCCGAGAGAAATGTGAGGTCGTGGACTGTGATGATTGCAGGTTATGTACAATGTGGGAAGCCTAAGGAGGCTATTCATTTGTTTATGGAGATGGAGGAGGCAGGTTTGAGGCCAAATGAGGTGACAGTGGTGGCTGTTCTTTCAGCTTGTGCTGATTTGGGTGCCTTGGATTTGGGCAGGAGGGTTCATGAGTATTCAAACTGTAGTGGGTTTAGGCGAAATGTTCGTGTTTCAAACACTTTGATTGATATGTATGTCAAATGTGGATGCTTGAAGGATGCTTGTACAGTTTTTGATGAGATGGAAGAACGGACAATTGTATCATGGTCAGCCATGATTTCAGGGCTTGCAATATACGGGCAAGCCGAGGAAGCTTTGAGCCTATTTTCTAAGATGGTTCAGATAGGCATGAAGCCGAATGATGTAACCTTCATTGGACTATTGCATGCTTGTAGTCACATGGGAATGATAGACAAGGGGCGTGAATTTTTCAACAGCATGACTAGAGATTATGGGATTATTCCCAGAATTGAGCATTATGGTTGTATGGTTGATCTTTTCAGTCGGGCAGGCCTTCTCCAAGAGGCATATGAGTTTATAATGAACATGCCTATCAAACCCAATGGGGTTGTGTGGGGAGCTTTGCTTGGTGGATGCAGAGTTCACAAAAACATTGAACTGGCTGAAGAAGCAATCCAACACCTTTTGGAACTGGATCCATTAAATGATGGATACTACGTGGTTTTATCAAACATTTATGCAGAAGCTGAACGCTGGGAAGACACAGCAAAGGTGAGAAGGTTGATGAGAGATCAAGGTGTGAAGAAAACACCTGGGTGGAGTTCAATCACAGTAGATGGAATGCTTCATGAGTTTGCTGCAGGGGATGAGTCCCATCCTCAAGCAGAGGAAATATTTCAGATGTGGGGAAaactacttcaaaaattaaagataaaaggATATGTCCCAAAGACTTCAATTGTTCTTCTGGATGTAGAAGAGAATGAGAAGGAGAAATTTTTATATCGCCATAGTGAGAAATTAGCACTGGCTTTTGGGTTGATGAAAACACCACCCGGAATGCCAATTAGGATCATGAAGAATCTTCGTGTTTGTGAAGACTGTCATGCTGCTATGAAACTTATCTCGGGGATTGTTAATAAAGAGATAATTGTGCGTGACAGGAACCGTTTCCATTGTTTTAAAGATGGTTCTTGTACTTGTAATGATTACTGGTAG
- the LOC115954487 gene encoding oligopeptide transporter 1-like isoform X1, with translation MTGNVENGFGRLDPSIELTGDEEVNDNPIEQVRLTVPITDDPTEPALTFRTWILGFISCVLLAFVNQFFAYRQNQLYISSVSAQIVVLPVGKLMAAYLPSKPIKIPLTNWSFSLNPGPFSLKEHVLVTIFASAGAGGVYAVYIVDIVKAFYHRQLSPVAAFFLSQTTQMLGYGWAGIFRRYLVESPYMWWPANLVQVSLFRALHDKEKRPKGGTTRLQYFFMIFVASFAYYIVPSYFFPSIAGLSFVCWIWKDSITAQQIGGGIQGLGLGSFAFDWSAVAGFLGSPLATPGFAIVNILVGFILTVYVLTPICYWNNAYDAKKFPIFSSHTFDHDGQIYNISRVLNDKAFDINLDGYKSYSKLYLSVFFAFTYGLSFATLTASLTHVALFNGGMIWKLWKKTKDATKDQLSDVHLRLMKKSYKEVPQWWFIAILASMVALALFACEGFDKQLQLPWWGLLMACGIALFFTLPVGIIQATTNSQPGLNVITELIIGYTYPGKPLANVAFKTYGYISMSQALYFLNDFKLGHYMKIPPRSMFMVQFAGTIVSSSAYFGTAWWLLTSVENICNPDLLPEGSPWTCPGDDVFYNASIIWGIIGPLRMFAKLGVYPGLNWFFLIGFLAPFPGWYLSRKFPNIKWLRLIHMPIIIGGTSNMPPARAVNYWAWGAVGLLFNFYVFRKYKGWWARHNYVLSAALDAGVAFMGVILFFALQSKDISGPSWWGMDADDHCPLASCPTAPGIEVEGCPVF, from the exons ATGACAGGTAACGTTGAAAATGGCTTTGGGAGGCTTGATCCCAGTATTGAATTAACcg GGGATGAAGAAGTCAATGACAACCCAATTGAACAAGTTAGGCTCACGGTTCCAATCACTGACGACCCAACAGAGCCAGCCTTGACATTTCGAACATGGATTCTTGGATTCATATCATGTGTTCTTCTAGCTTTTGTGAACCAATTTTTTGCATACCGCCAAAATCAGCTGTATATTTCCTCAGTGTCAGCACAAATTGTAGTGCTCCCAGTCGGGAAGCTGATGGCAGCATACCTTCCATCCAAGCCAATAAAAATCCCACTCACGAACTGGTCCTTCTCATTGAATCCAGGGCCATTCAGTTTGAAGGAACATGTTTTGGTCACCATCTTTGCCAGTGCTGGGGCTGGTGGAGTGTATGCAGTTTATATTGTTGATATTGTCAAGGCTTTCTACCACAGGCAACTCTCTCCAGTTGCAGCCTTTTTCTTATCACAAACTACTCAG ATGCTTGGATATGGATGGGCTGGAATATTCAGAAGATATCTTGTGGAGTCACCTTATATGTGGTGGCCTGCAAACCTGGTCCAAGTCTCTCTATTCAG GGCATTGCATGATAAAGAAAAGAGACCCAAGGGAGGAACAACAAGGCTACAATACTTCTTCATGATTTTTGTAGCAAGCTTTGCTTACTACATTGTCCCAAGCTATTTTTTCCCCTCAATAGCGGGTCTCTCCTTTGTTTGTTGGATTTGGAAGGACTCCATCACTGCTCAACAGATTGGTGGAGGAATCCAGGGTCTTGGACTAGGCTCATTTGCCTTTGACTGGTCTGCTGTAGCTGGCTTTTTGGGCAGCCCCTTAGCCACACCTGGGTTTGCTATTGTCAATATCTTAGTAGGGTTTATCTTGACTGTCTATGTCCTTACCCCAATTTGTTATTGGAATAATGCATATGATGCTAAGAAGTTTCCAATCTTTTCCTCTCACACTTTCGATCACGATGGTCAAATCTACAACATATCCAGAGTTCTGAATGATAAGGCATTTGATATTAATCTTGATGGTTACAAAAGCTACAGCAAACTTTATCTAAGTGTCTTCTTTGCCTTCACTTATGGGTTGAGCTTTGCAACTCTAACAGCTAGTCTTACACATGTGGCACTATTTAATGGAGG AATGATCTGGAAACTatggaaaaaaacaaaagatgcaACAAAAGATCAGCTCTCAGACGTGCATTTAAGATTGATGAAGAAGAGCTATAAAGAAGTCCCTCAGTGGTGGTTTATTGCTATCTTAGCTTCAATGGTGGCTCTTGCTTTGTTTGCTTGTGAAGGGTTTGACAAACAGCTCCAACTTCCTTGGTGGGGACTTTTAATGGCTTGtggcattgcattgtttttcacCTTACCCGTTGGAATAATTCAAGCCACAACAAATTCG CAACCAGGGCTAAACGTGATCACAGAATTGATTATTGGGTATACTTATCCAGGGAAGCCCCTTGCTAATGTGGCTTTCAAGACCTATGGCTATATTAGCATGTCACAAGCACTCTATTTCCTTAATGACTTCAAACTAGGTCACTATATGAAGATCCCTCCAAGATCTATGTTCATGGTGCAG TTTGCTGGAACAATAGTTTCTTCATCTGCCTACTTCGGCACAGCGTGGTGGCTTCTCACATCTGTGGAGAACATATGTAATCCAGACTTGTTGCCCGAGGGAAGTCCATGGACATGCCCAGGAGATGATGTTTTCTACAATGCTTCAATTATATGGGGGATCATAGGCCCACTTAGAATGTTCGCAAAGCTTGGTGTCTACCCAGGATTGAACTGGTTCTTCCTCATTGGCTTCCTAGCCCCATTTCCCGGCTGGTATCTTTCACGCAAATTCCCCAATATAAAGTGGTTACGGCTTATTCACATGCCTATCATCATTGGAGGTACATCAAACATGCCACCAGCTAGAGCAGTGAACTATTGGGCTTGGGGAGCGGTTGGACTTCTCTTCAACTTCTATGTTTTCAGAAAGTATAAGGGATGGTGGGCTAGACACAACTATGTCTTATCTGCTGCTTTAGATGCTGGTGTTGCCTTTATGGGAGTTATCCTTTTCTTTGCCCTACAATCCAAGGACATTTCAGGTCCAAGCTGGTGGGGTATGGATGCTGACGACCACTGTCCATTGGCTTCATGCCCCACAGCTCCTGGAATTGAGGTCGAGGGGTGCCCTGTTTTTTGA